One Vigna unguiculata cultivar IT97K-499-35 chromosome 7, ASM411807v1, whole genome shotgun sequence genomic region harbors:
- the LOC114192357 gene encoding endo-1,4-beta-xylanase 5-like, whose protein sequence is MMVAKEGCNFMFITIYLLLIPGLGVHSLSYDYSATTKCLVEPERAQYGGGIIVNPGFDDNIDSWRVFGKGSIKEQISNEGNRFIVAHNRTQPLDSFSQMVQLQKGMLYTFSAWFQVSEGSDTVSVMFRTKESELVRGGQVIAKHGCWTLLKGGIAANFSSPVEILFESKNSSVEIWADNVSLQPFTKKQWRSLQDANIERVRKRRVRFQITRVNETALKGATVMARAVKLNFPFGCGMNHYILTNKDYQNWFVSRFKFATFTNEMKWYSTEKKQGVENYTVADAMLKFTKENGISVRGHNVFWDDPKYQPEWVKTLSPADLAKAAAKRIESVVSRYKGQLIAWDVMNENLHFHFFEDNLGQNASAEAYARAFELDPGTKMFLNEYNTIEYSGDEASSPVKYLQKIKEIRSFPGVGGMSAAIGLQGHFASGQPNLAYMRSSLDLLATTGLPMWLTEVSVDPQPSQAEYLEEVLREAYSHPGVDGIIMFSGPAQAGFNATTLADENFKNTPAGDVVDKLIQEWGTGPNIATADGTGMVDISLHHGDYDVTVTHPLIHSPITMNLSVKKDFSMETIRVKMDT, encoded by the exons ATGATGGTTGCTAAAGAAGGTTGCAACTTTATGTTCATTACCATTTACCTTTTACTGATACCAG GGCTTGGCGTCCATTCTTTGTCTTATGATTATTCTGCTACCACAAAG TGTTTAGTAGAACCTGAGAGAGCGCAGTATGGAGGAGGCATTATAGTAAATCCAGGATTTGATGATAACATAGATAGTTGGAGAGTGTTTGGAAAAGGGTCAATCAAGGAACAAATATCGAATGAAGGCAATAGATTCATTGTTGCTCACAACAGAACACAACCTTTGGATAGTTTCTCTCAGATGGTCCAACTTCAGAAAGGAATGTTATACACCTTTTCTG CTTGGTTTCAGGTGAGTGAAGGAAGTGACACGGTGTCCGTGATGTTCAGAACAAAAGAAAGTGAGCTGGTACGAGGTGGTCAAGTGATAGCAAAGCATGGATGCTGGACCCTTCTAAAAGGTGGCATAGCTGCAAACTTTTCAAGCCCTGTTGAAATTCTTTTTGAG AGCAAAAATTCAAGTGTGGAAATATGGGCTGACAATGTCTCGTTACAACCATTCACGAAAAAGCAGTGGAGATCACTACAAGACGCCAACATTGAGAGG GTACGTAAGAGGAGAGTGAGATTCCAAATAACTCGTGTAAACGAAACAGCGTTGAAAGGAGCTACAGTCATGGCCAGAGCAGTAAAGTTGAACTTCCCATTTGGATGTGGAATGAACCATTACATCCTCACAAACAAAGACTACCAGAATTGGTTTGTGTCAAGGTTCAAATTCGCAACCTTCACCAATGAGATGAAGTGGTACAGTACAGAGAAAAAGCAAGGCGTGGAAAACTATACTGTCGCAGATGCCATGCTGAAATTTACCAAAGAGAATGGCATTTCTGTGAGAGGCCATAACGTTTTCTGGGACGATCCAAAATATCAGCCTGAATGGGTGAAGACCCTATCACCTGCGGATTTAGCGAAAGCAGCAGCAAAAAGAATCGAATCTGTGGTTTCAAGGTACAAAGGACAACTGATTGCATGGGATGTTATGAATGAGAATCTCCACTTCCACTTCTTTGAGGACAACCTCGGCCAAAACGCCTCTGCAGAAGCATATGCAAGAGCTTTCGAGCTTGATCCGGGGACAAAGATGTTCCTGAACGAGTATAACACCATTGAATATAGTGGTGATGAGGCCTCCAGCCCTGTCAAATATTTACAGAAAATTAAGGAGATTCGGTCCTTTCCAGGAGTTGGTGGAATGTCGGCAGCAATAGGGTTGCAAGGGCATTTTGCAAGTGGCCAGCCAAACCTTGCTTACATGAGGTCATCTCTTGATCTTCTTGCTACAACTGGACTTCCAATGTGGCTCACAGAAGTCAGTGTGGATCCACAACCAAGTCAG GCAGAGTATTTGGAAGAGGTACTGAGAGAGGCGTATTCTCATCCTGGTGTTGATGGGATTATAATGTTTTCTGGTCCAGCACAAGCTGGTTTCAATGCCACTACTCTGGCCGATGAGAATTTCAAAAACACTCCTGCTGGAGACGTTGTGGACAAGCTCATTCAGGAGTGGGGAACTGGACCTAATATTGCTACAGCAGATGGCACAGGAATGGTAGATATTTCACTGCACCATGGAGATTATGATGTAACTGTAACACATCCTCTAATTCACTCCCCTATAACAATGAATCTAAGTGTAAAGAAAGACTTTTCAATGGAAACCATTCGTGTGAAAATGGATACATAA
- the LOC114191957 gene encoding uncharacterized protein DDB_G0283697-like, with protein MSHRDSDSKRRHSKFDQEPSPKRYRRDGKQERERDRNRVTSDGGDKRNPPLPHHSRREPFDASAPKKSNSNDHGQPSKHSSQPSRSRSYYQHEERGSTGQAGRSNGQREAGGKVFPQSKDNNERVETGQNREQTSMKSQVKLDDKLQKRDSFAERKDDLPPTMRKRRAFREKKIPVDSTDANPAPVVAVKSSHSDHFMESNERKEERSSNPHHLDRPEKQITEDRALNKSEARRDSFSSRARFGGSGGDSNYRGRDKLNGRQVHRPVKSRVEKWKHDLYQEVNKDPVPKNEDDQIAKLEALLAS; from the exons ATGTCTCATCGAGACTCTGATTCCAAGCGTCGCCATTCCAAGTTCGATCAAGAACCAAG TCCCAAGAGATATAGAAGGGATGgtaaacaagaaagagaaagggaCAGGAACAGAGTAACCTCTGATGGAGGAGATAAGAGAAACCCGCCGCTACCGCATCATTCTAGGCGGGAGCCTTTCGATGCCTCTGCTCCCAAGAAATCAAACTCAAATGATCATGGACAGCCATCCAAACATTCGTCTCAGCCATCAAGATCTCGCTCTTATTACCAG CATGAAGAACGGGGTAGTACTGGGCAGGCTGGTCGAAGCAATGGACAAAGGGAAGCTGGTG GAAAAGTCTTTCCTCAGAGTAAAGACAATAATGAAAGGGTGGAGACAGGTCAGAATAGAGAACAAACAAGTATGAAATCTCAGGTGAAACTGGATGATAAGTTGCAGAAAAGAGATAGTTTTGCCGAAAGAAAAGACGATCTACCCCCTACTATGAGGAAACGACGGGCATTCAGGGAGAAGAAGATTCCTGTGGATTCAACAGATGCTAATCCAGCTCCAGTGGTAGCAGTAAAGTCAAGTCATAGTGACCATTTTATGGAAAGTAATGAAAGGAAGGAGGAAAGAAGCAGCAATCCTCATCATCTGGATAGACCTGAAAAACAAATTACAGAGGACAGAGCACTGAATAAGAGTGAAGCAAGGAGGGATAGTTTTTCGTCAAGAGCAAGGTTTGGGGGCAGTGGAGGCGACAGTAATTACAGGGGAAGAGATAAACTTAATGGAAGACAAGTTCATCGTCCTGTTAAGTCGCGAGTAGAGAAGTGGAAACATGATTTGTATCAAGAGGTTAACAAGGATCCTGTTCCTAAGAATGAGGATGATCAGATTGCTAAGTTAGAAGCACTCCTGGCTTCGTAA
- the LOC114192732 gene encoding uncharacterized protein LOC114192732, giving the protein MEGLIPYLIHAMKKQKPGAQRSYRSFSHSESSNRSYHLLLASDGSSHRRTRSDFQAPTTEFLEQRHGADGFFVSPRGHTTAAAAASLSVNVNSSYAAQHSTNITNIRHRN; this is encoded by the coding sequence ATGGAAGGTTTGATTCCATATCTGATTCATGCGATGAAGAAGCAAAAGCCTGGTGCTCAGCGAAGCTACAGAAGCTTCTCCCATTCTGAAAGCTCAAACCGCAGCTACCATTTGCTCTTGGCATCTGATGGATCTTCTCACAGGAGAACCAGGTCTGATTTTCAAGCTCCCACAACAGAGTTCTTAGAGCAGAGACATGGTGCTGATGGATTCTTTGTCAGCCCCAGAGGCCACACcactgctgctgctgctgcttctCTCTCTGTCAATGTTAATTCGTCTTATGCTGCCCAACACTCTACCAATATCACCAACATTCGCCATCGCAACTGA
- the LOC114192729 gene encoding probable beta-D-xylosidase 5 — protein MKNQLWFLSIFLSFLILPCSCQKHACDAGSAKTSNFSFCDSSLSYEDRAKDLVSRLTLEEKAQQLVDPSAAISRLGVPAYEWWSEALHGVSNLGPGTRFDKKVPGATSFPAVILSAASFNESLWHKMGQVVSTEARAMYNVDLAGLTFWSPNVNVFRDPRWGRGQETPGEDPLVVSRYAVNYVRGLQQVEDEASAKADRLKVSSCCKHYTAYDIDNWKGVDRFHFDAKVTKQDLEDTYQPPFKKCVEEGHVSSVMCSYNRVNGVPTCADPDLLKGIIRGQWGLDGYIVSDCDSVEVYYDAIHYTATPEDAVALALKAGLNMNCGDFLKKYTENAVNLKKVDVATVDQALVYNYIVLMRLGFFDDPKSLPFANLGPSDVCTKENQQLAVDAAKQGIVLLENNGALPLSQTIIKKLAVIGPNANATEVMISNYAGIPCRYTSPLQGLRKYISSVNYAPGCSNVKCGNQSLIAAAVKAATSADAVVLVMGLDQSIEAEGLDRENLTLPGFQGKLVKDVAGATKGKLILVIMAAGPIDISFTKNVSNIAGILWVGYPGQAGGDAIAQVIFGDYNPGGRSPFTWYPQTYVDQVPMTDMNMRANISRNFPGRTYRFYNGSSLYEFGHGLSYSTFSMNVASAPSTIMVQNTSISEAHNIFSSSSATQVESLSEGQAVDISSINCQNLTFLLVIGVKNNGPLNGSHVVLVFWEPATSELVSGAPIKQLIGFERVYVMVGMTEFVTVKIDICELLSNVDNDGKRKLVIGQHTILIGSSSETQVRHHIDVKFSGGMKNEEFTSE, from the exons ATGAAAAACCAACTTTGGTTCTTATCCATTTTCCTTTCATTTCTGATTCTCCCATGTTCCTGCCAAAAACATGCATGTGACGCAGGATCTGCTAAGACAAGCAACTTTTCATTCTGTGACTCTTCTCTATCTTACGAGGACAGGGCGAAGGACTTGGTGTCACGCCTAACACTGGAAGAAAAGGCACAGCAACTAGTGGACCCTTCTGCCGCAATTTCTCGGCTTGGTGTGCCTGCTTATGAATGGTGGTCAGAGGCACTTCATGGTGTCTCCAACTTGGGGCCAGGGACACGTTTTGACAAGAAGGTGCCTGGTGCCACTAGCTTCCCAGCAGTGATACTATCAGCTGCAAGCTTCAATGAAAGTCTGTGGCACAAGATGGGGCAGGTTGTTTCAACAGAGGCTAGAGCCATGTACAATGTGGACTTGGCTGGGTTGACATTTTGGAGTCCTAACGTCAATGTGTTCCGCGACCCTAGGTGGGGGCGTGGCCAAGAAACTCCAGGGGAAGACCCTTTGGTGGTGTCTAGATATGCTGTCAACTATGTTCGTGGCCTACAACAAGTGGAGGACGAAGCAAGTGCTAAAGCTGATAGGCTTAAGGTTTCAAGCTGTTGTAAGCATTACACTGCTTATGACATTGACAATTGGAAAGGCGTTGATCGCTTTCATTTTGATGCAAAG GTGACAAAGCAAGACTTGGAGGACACGTATCAGCCTCCATTCAAGAAATGTGTGGAGGAGGGACATGTTAGCAGTGTTATGTGCTCTTATAATAGGGTGAATGGTGTTCCTACATGTGCTGATCCAGATCTTCTCAAAGGAATAATAAGAGGCCAGTGGGGTCTGGATGG ATATATTGTTTCAGATTGTGATTCAGTGGAAGTCTATTATGATGCAATTCATTACACTGCAACTCCTGAAGATGCAGTGGCTCTTGCACTTAAAGCAG GTTTAAACATGAACTGTGGCgattttctgaaaaaatacaCTGAAAATGCAGTAAACTTGAAAAAAGTAGACGTAGCAACAGTAGACCAAGCGTTGGTGTACAACTACATAGTTCTGATGAGATTGGGGTTCTTTGATGACCCCAAGTCACTTCCATTTGCAAACCTTGGGCCATCTGATGTGTGCACTAAAGAAAATCAGCAACTGGCTGTGGATGCTGCAAAGCAAGGAATAGTTTTGCTGGAAAACAATGGAGCTCTTCCCTTATCCCAaactatcataaaaaaattggcTGTGATTGGACCAAATGCCAATGCAACAGAAGTTATGATCAGTAACTATGCTGGCATTCCTTGCCGCTACACCAGTCCTTTACAAGGACTACGAAAGTACATTTCTTCGGTAAATTATGCACCCGGTTGTAGCAATGTAAAATGTGGTAATCAGAGCCTAATTGCAGCAGCAGTTAAGGCAGCAACTTCTGCTGATGCAGTGGTGTTGGTGATGGGATTAGACCAATCTATTGAAGCAGAGGGCCTGGATAGAGAGAACCTGACATTACCTGGTTTTCAAGGGAAGCTTGTGAAAGATGTGGCTGGGGCTACCAAAGGAAAATTGATTTTGGTGATAATGGCAGCTGGTCCCATTGACATTTCCTTCACTAAAAATGTCAGCAACATAGCCGGAATATTGTGGGTAGGTTATCCTGGCCAAGCTGGAGGGGATGCCATTGCCCAAGTAATATTTGGAGACTACAACCCAG GTGGAAGGTCTCCTTTTACATGGTATCCACAAACCTATGTTGATCAAGTGCCCATGACAGACATGAACATGAGAGCCAACATCAGCAGGAATTTCCCTGGAAGGACCTATAGGTTTTACAATGGTAGTTCCCTCTATGAATTTGGTCATGGATTAAGCTACTCCACATTCTCCATGAATGTTGCATCTGCTCCCTCCACCATAATGGTTCAAAACACATCCATTTCTGAAGCACACAACATCTTCTCTTCCAGCTCAGCCACCCAAGTTGAGTCTCTCTCTGAGGGTCAAGCTGTTGACATTTCCTCCATAAATTGCCAGAACTTGACATTTTTGCTTGTCATTGGTGTGAAGAACAATGGACCCCTGAATGGATCACATGTGGTGCTAGTTTTCTGGGAGCCAGCAACTTCAGAGCTGGTGAGTGGTGCTCCAATTAAACAGCTTATAGGATTTGAAAGAGTATATGTTATGGTGGGGATGACAGAGTTTGTGACAGTAAAAATTGATATATGTGAACTGCTAAGTAACGTGGATAATGATGGCAAAAGAAAGTTAGTGATTGGACAACATACTATTTTGATTGGTTCCTCCAGTGAAACCCAGGTTAGACACCACATTGATGTTAAATTTTCAGGGGGTATGAAGAACGAGGAGTTCACGTCTGAATGA
- the LOC114192730 gene encoding vacuolar-sorting receptor 1-like, producing the protein MKLRRSSFCVFLGFLVLFLSAPSMAKFVVEKNSLTVTSPDNIKGTHDSAIGNFGIPQYGGSMAGNVVYPKDNKKGCKEFDESGISFKSKPGALPTIVLLDRGNCFFALKVWNAQKAGASAVLVADDIEEKLITMDTPEEDGSSAKYIENITIPSALIEKSFGGKLKDAISNGDMVNVNLDWREAVPHPDDRVEYELWTNSNDECGVKCDMLMEFVKDFKGAAQILEKGGYTQFTPHYITWYCPQAFTLSKQCKSQCINHGRYCAPDPEQDFSTGYDGKDVVIENLRQLCVFKVANETKKPWVWWDYVTDFQIRCPMKEKKYNKKCADAVIESLGLDIKKIERCMGDPNNDAENPVLKEEQDAQVGKGSRGDVTILPTLVVNNRQYRGKLEKGAVMKAICAGFEETTEPAICLSSDVETNECLENNGGCWQDKSANITACKDTFRGRVCECPLVDGVQFKGDGYTTCAASGPGRCKINNGGCWHEARNGHAYSACLDDGGVKCKCPAGFKGDGVKNCEDIDECREKKACQCPECSCKNTWGSYDCTCSGDLLYIRDHDTCISKTARQEGRSAWTVFWVILVGLVMAAAGAYLLYKYRIRSYMDSEIRAIMAQYMPLDSQSEVVNHANDERA; encoded by the exons ATGAAGCTTCGGAGATCTTCGTTTTGCGTCTTTCTAGGGTTTCTGGTGCTGTTCCTTTCGGCGCCGTCAATGGCGAAATTCGTGGTGGAGAAGAACAGTTTGACGGTAACGTCACCGGACAACATCAAGGGCACGCACGATAGCGCGATTGGGAACTTTGGGATACCTCAATACGGAGGCAGCATGGCTGGGAACGTGGTGTATCCTAAGGACAATAAAAAGGGTTGCAAGGAGTTTGATGAGTCTGGGATTTCCTTTAAATCTAAACCCGGTGCTCTTCCTACTATCGTTTTGCTCGATCGAGGAA ATTGCTTCTTTGCTTTGAAGGTCTGGAATGCACAAAAGGCTGGAGCTTCTGCTGTTCTTGTTGCTGATGACATTGAGGAAAAGTTGATAACCATGGACACTCCTGAAGAAGATGGGTCTTCTGCAAAATACATAGAGAACATAACTATACCATCTGCCCTCATTGAAAAAAGTTTTGGTGGAAAGTTAAAGGATGCCATAAGTAATGGGGATATGGTCAATGTAAATCTTGATTGGAGAGAGGCTGTCCCCCACCCAGATGATCGTGTGGAGTATGAACTGTGGACCAACAGCAATGATGAGTGTGGAGTTAAATGTGACATGTTGATGGAATTTGTGAAAGATTTTAAGGGTGCGGCACAGATATTGGAGAAAGGTGGTTATACTCAATTTACGCCCCATTATATAACTTGGTACTGTCCTCAGGCTTTCACATTGAGCAAACAGTGCAAGTCCCAGTGCATTAATCATGGGAGATATTGTGCTCCAGATCCTGAGCAGGATTTCAGTACTGGATATGACGGAAAGGATGTAGTGATTGAAAACTTAAGGCAGCTATGTGTTTTCAAGGTGGCAAATGAAACCAAAAAGCCTTGGGTGTGGTGGGATTATGTCACTGATTTTCAAATTAGATGCCCaatgaaggagaaaaaataCAACAAGAAATGTGCAGATGCTGTCATTGAATCACTTG GCCTTGATATTAAAAAGATTGAAAGGTGCATGGGAGATCCAAATAATGATGCTGAAAATCCTGTTTTGAAAGAAGAGCAAGATGCCCAG GTTGGGAAGGGATCACGAGGTGATGTTACCATATTGCCTACCCTAGTTGTCAACAATAGACAGTATCGAG gaAAATTGGAGAAAGGTGCTGTTATGAAAGCTATTTGTGCTGGTTTTGAAGAAACTACCGAACCTGCTATTTGTTTGAGCAGTG ATGTGGAGACAAATGAGTGCTTAGAGAATAATGGTGGTTGTTGGCAGGATAAATCAGCTAACATCACCGCATGCAAG GATACTTTCCGGGGGAGAGTATGTGAATGCCCCTTGGTGGATGGTGTGCAGTTCAAAGGAGATGGTTATACAACATGTGCAG CCAGTGGACCTGGCCGATGCAAGATAAACAACGGAGGTTGTTGGCATGAAGCTAGGAATGGACATGCATATTCTGCTTGTTTG GATGATGGAGGGGTTAAATGCAAGTGTCCTGCAGGCTTCAAAGGTGATGGTGTCAAAAATTGTGAAG ACATTGATGAATGCAGAGAGAAGAAAGCTTGTCAGTGCCCTGAATGTAGCTGCAAGAATACTTGGGGCAGCTATGACTGCACTTGCAGTGGAGATCTTTTGTATATAAGGGACCATGATACTTGCATAA GTAAAACTGCCCGTCAGGAGGGAAGATCAGCTTGGACTGTTTTTTGGGTTATTTTAGTTGGCTTAGTTATGGCTGCTGCTGGGGCATACCTCCTCTACAAATATAGAATAAGG TCTTACATGGATTCCGAGATCAGAGCTATCATGGCACAGTATATGCCCTTGGACAGCCAATCAGAGGTTGTAAATCATGCGAACGATGAAAGAGCGTGA
- the LOC114192731 gene encoding transcription factor bHLH84-like encodes MDPTEQISEEWSSLSGFCTAEEADFMSQLLGNCSLPENLCGNFHLGIPSAAWPGHESTIVTVTSINDSPYFPATADYSNSNYLCFSQGSCSTSDSSNIFPATSGNKHCLNDPVANIGYMSMGLAKFSPYNVQGSDTHQMNENTDQDLGPEVIADKNSQDHQECEVLVSEPATEDITTNLEKSGKRSRGSMQVRKSKKNAKSVKKPKSDSISNSEEGRSPDLQGCCSEDDDSNASQELNGGGSSNLSLEDSTSLKLKGKKSTASRGSATDPQSVYARRRRERINERLKILQNLVPNGTKVDISTMLEEAVQYVKFLQLQIKLLSSDDLWMYAPIAYNGMNIGLDLNITPTKQP; translated from the exons atggatcCTACTGAGCAAATTTCTGAAGAATGGAGTTCTCTCAGTGGTTTTTGCACAGCTGAGGAAGCTGACTTCATGAGCCAGTTGCTTGGCAACTGCTCACTCCCTGAAAATCTGTGTGGAAATTTCCACTTGGGAATTCCATCTGCGGCATGGCCAGGCCATGAATCAACGATAGTGACGGTGACAAGCATCAATGACAGTCCATATTTTCCTGCAACCGCTGATTATagtaatagtaattatttatgtttttcacAAGGTAGTTGTTCCACTTCTGATAGTAGCAATATATTTCCTGCTACAAGTGGCAATAAACACTGCTTGAATGATCCAGTGGCCAACATTGGCTACATGTCCATGGGTTTGGCCAAGTTCAGCCCATATAATGTTCAAGGGAGTGACACCCATCAGATGAATGAAAACACTGATCAAGATTTAGGTCCTGAGGTTATTGCTGACAAGAATTCGCAGGATCACCAGGAATGTGAAGTACTAGTTTCTGAACCAGCAACAGAGGATATAACCACCAATCTAGAGAAGTCGGGAAAAAGATCTAGGGGCTCAATGCAG GTACGAAAGAGCAAGAAAAATGCTAAATCCGTGAAGAAACCAAAATCTGATTCTATAAGTAACTCTGAAGAGGGTAGAAGTCCTGATCTTCAGGGTTGCTGCTCAGAGGATGATGATTCCAATGCTTCTCAGGAGCTAAATGGAGGAGGATCTTCAAATCTGAGTCTGGAGGATTCTACATCGCTTAAGTTGAAGGGAAAAAAATCAACAGCTAGTAGAGGTTCTGCTACTGATCCACAAAGTGTATATGCAAGG agaagaagagaaagaataaaTGAAAGACTGAAAATCCTACAAAACCTTGTCCCGAACGGAACCAAG GTGGATATCAGCACCATGCTTGAGGAAGCCGTTCAATATGTGAAGTTTTTACAGCTCCAAATTAAG CTTCTGAGTTCTGATGATCTTTGGATGTACGCTCCTATTGCTTACAATGGAATGAACATTGGACTAGACCTCAATATTACCCCAACCAAACAGCCATAA
- the LOC114189633 gene encoding transcription factor bHLH85-like, whose protein sequence is MESSQQISEEWGSLCGLHTTEEADFMAQLFGGTNYSVTEKQYGNTTFGFWPDHDSMKAINSNSYFLPNVTDINLCFSQGSSSSIDSGNSIFSTTSSDQATNFDSLSMAFCLGDAQFFPHSFHCNDNSNKHINENTDEESSLDPVALADNNLQYEIMVSEYEQEDRSENLENLTKRLRNSKEVSKTLRNTKLKKNSKSASTNKNEDDRSLNLQGLGCFSQGDSNASLKPNGGALKDPAPPNLLRKSRPTKGPATDPQSLYARKRRERINERLRILQSLVPNGTKVDISTMLDEAVQYVKFLQLQIKLLSSDELWMYAPIAYNGINIGLDLTISPTKGR, encoded by the exons ATGGAATCTTCTCAGCAGATTTCTGAAGAATGGGGTTCTCTCTGTGGATTGCACACAACTGAAGAAGCTGACTTTATGGCTCAGTTGTTTGGTGGTACTAACTATTCTGTCACAGAAAAGCAATATGGAAATACCACTTTTGGTTTTTGGCCCGACCATGATTCCATGAAAGCCATTAATAGCAACTCATATTTCCTTCCAAATGTTACAGACATTAACTTATGTTTCTCACAAGGGAGTAGCTCCAGCATTGACAGTGGTAATAGTATCTTTTCCACTACAAGTAGTGATCAAGCAACAAACTTTGACTCTCTTTCCATGGCTTTTTGCCTGGGAGATGCCCAATTTTTTCCCCATAGTTTTCACTGTAATGACAACtcaaacaaacacataaatgaAAACACTGATGAAGAGTCAAGTCTAGACCCAGTAGCTCTTGCTGACAACAATTTGCAGTATGAAATTATGGTTTCTGAATATGAACAGGAGGATAGAAGTGAAAACCTGGAGAACCTAACAAAAAGGCTTAGGAACTCAAAAGAG gTCTCAAAAACATTGAGGAATACCAAGttgaagaaaaattcaaaatctgCTTCAACGAACAAGAATGAAGATGACCGAAGCTTGAACCTCCAAGGGCTTGGCTGTTTTTCACAGGGTGACTCTAATGCTTCTCTGAAGCCAAATGGAGGAGCATTGAAAGATCCTGCACCTCCCAATTTGCTTAGAAAATCAAGACCAACTAAGGGTCCTGCTACTGATCCACAGAGCCTTTATGCAAGA aagagaagagaaagaataaaTGAAAGGTTGAGAATACTGCAGAGTCTTGTCCCCAACGGAACTAAG GTGGATATCAGCACCATGCTTGATGAAGCAGTGCAATACGTTAAGTTTTTACAGCTCCAAATTAAG CTTCTGAGCTCTGACGAATTGTGGATGTATGCCCCAATTGCTTACAATGGTATAAACATTGGACTTGACCTCACTATTTCTCCAACCAAAGGAAGATGA